A genomic segment from Acidimicrobiales bacterium encodes:
- a CDS encoding alpha/beta hydrolase domain-containing protein, producing MPIRSSLIIVLAAAALLATSCSDDTGADIDGESAPTTVTPATTSSVPAVVAAVTGPIVTGDGPILPQPATPLPEGYVEEEYFIGGTATSYETVGEWGLDGQWEASPGETADYETRVIVRRPPAERFSGTVVVEWLNVTAVEASPDWGYLVEEIGISGHTYVAVSAQALGVIGGESLIPVEVDAEAAATTGEDVPVPAAGGLVGADPARYGTLAHPGDAYAFDIYTQVGAAVAAGEGGLLGGESPSQVLAIGESQSAGFLTTYVNAIHPRTPVYDGFFVHSRGAGGAPLGGRFGDDTSFVDEGARIRTDLDVPVFMLEAETDLTLLGYTLARQDDTDLIRTWEAAGTAHADAHVIRSILGGPRDASSGSFLGCANPINTGPHHEIAQAAFRHFVGWAAGGAAPPAGARIETTDTEPVAIVRDELGRALGGVRNPLVDVPVVITTGEPWAATDLGGESGIDVCALFGQTIAIERAGLLDLHGSAEGYLAAFDESAAAAVAAGFLLDHDADQLREEARANTGLFE from the coding sequence ATGCCGATTCGTTCGTCCCTGATCATCGTGTTGGCCGCGGCGGCGCTCCTCGCCACGAGCTGCAGCGACGACACCGGCGCCGACATCGACGGTGAGTCGGCGCCCACGACCGTGACCCCGGCAACGACCTCGTCGGTGCCGGCGGTCGTCGCCGCGGTGACCGGACCGATCGTGACCGGCGACGGACCGATCCTGCCGCAGCCGGCCACGCCGCTGCCCGAGGGCTATGTGGAGGAGGAGTACTTCATCGGCGGGACCGCCACCAGCTATGAGACCGTCGGCGAGTGGGGTCTCGACGGGCAGTGGGAGGCCTCGCCGGGCGAGACGGCCGACTACGAGACCCGCGTGATCGTCCGCCGACCCCCGGCCGAACGGTTCAGCGGCACCGTGGTGGTCGAGTGGCTCAATGTCACCGCAGTCGAGGCCTCGCCCGACTGGGGCTACCTGGTGGAGGAGATCGGGATCTCGGGCCACACCTATGTCGCGGTGAGTGCGCAGGCACTCGGCGTGATCGGTGGCGAGAGCCTGATCCCGGTGGAGGTCGACGCCGAGGCCGCCGCCACGACGGGGGAGGACGTCCCGGTCCCGGCCGCCGGCGGGCTCGTGGGGGCCGACCCGGCTCGCTACGGCACGCTGGCCCACCCCGGCGACGCCTACGCCTTCGACATCTACACCCAGGTCGGGGCGGCCGTCGCCGCCGGCGAAGGCGGCCTGCTCGGCGGGGAGAGCCCCTCGCAGGTGCTCGCGATCGGCGAATCGCAGTCCGCCGGCTTCCTCACGACCTATGTGAACGCCATCCACCCGCGGACACCGGTCTACGACGGCTTCTTCGTGCACAGTCGCGGCGCAGGCGGCGCGCCGCTCGGCGGCCGTTTCGGCGACGACACGTCGTTCGTCGACGAGGGCGCCCGCATCCGCACCGATCTCGATGTGCCGGTGTTCATGCTCGAAGCCGAAACCGACCTGACGTTGCTGGGTTACACGCTCGCTCGCCAGGACGACACCGACCTGATCCGCACCTGGGAAGCCGCCGGTACCGCGCATGCCGACGCCCACGTGATCCGCAGCATCCTCGGCGGTCCGCGCGATGCGAGCAGCGGGTCGTTCCTCGGGTGCGCCAACCCGATCAACACCGGACCGCATCACGAGATCGCGCAGGCGGCGTTTCGTCACTTCGTGGGCTGGGCCGCCGGCGGTGCAGCGCCCCCGGCCGGTGCCCGCATCGAGACCACCGACACCGAACCGGTGGCCATCGTCCGCGACGAGCTCGGTCGGGCGCTGGGAGGCGTGCGCAATCCGCTGGTCGACGTGCCCGTCGTGATCACCACCGGCGAACCCTGGGCGGCGACCGATCTCGGTGGTGAGAGCGGCATCGACGTCTGCGCGCTGTTCGGGCAGACGATCGCCATCGAGCGAGCGGGATTGCTGGACCTCCACGGTTCGGCGGAGGGCTATCTCGCCGCATTCGACGAATCGGCTGCCGCCGCGGTGGCCGCCGGCTTCCTGCTCGACCACGATGCCGACCAGCTCCGTGAGGAAGCCCGGGCCAACACCGGTCTCTTCGAGTGA
- a CDS encoding CocE/NonD family hydrolase, with amino-acid sequence MSPLPDHATRRSPRLRLIVAIAALAVLSLVAAACGDDGDAAPVADDAAPTDADETPDEADGAETGTDDTEVAEIATVAADFATSANFGQVTVTEAEPGTELTLRGAGTEQTGTVDELGNLLFRNVEPGDGWQVLDLSADPAPASDELRVPTFDEHPDASFYEAQEIGDGFGYIETRDGTLLSATVRLPGPVEDGPYPTVIEYSGYDPSSPYEVEPAINIYGLLGWATVGVNMRGSGCSGGAYDYFEPVQSLDGYDVIEAIAAQDWVYENHVGMVGISYSGISQLFVAQTQPPSLAAITPISVIEDSYRSVVRPGGIYNNGFAKSWGESRQGANDAYGQEWVTQRIEEDGDEVCDANQLLRSQNRDLSEAAAATEFWTDEEGALLSPRTFVDRINVPTFLAGAWQDEQTGGRFPTMLDDFASAPVFRAHLYNGAHADSLGPESLFAAVELLDVYVAERTPALSPLVRLGAPALYEEVFGVPGIQVPADRFTSLDQARAALESEPPITVFFENGSNPAALGAPVPRGSMQFSSWPPPEAETRTWQLADLDGGVAAAEFTVDVERSQELTKAADDDGDEFENLAWAPLDPGDALVYETEAFSDDALLLGTGRISLSIQADEPDADLQVTVTEVRPDGQEMYVQSGWLRASHRAIDEAESSDTLPWHLYTAEAQADLPAGEFTQVDVELFPVGHIFRAGSRLRLIVDSPGGNRNLWAFDVLPFDGSSITVDSTASSFTLPFVADVEVPEGLPDCENTRSQPCRTWVAYENTPAS; translated from the coding sequence ATGTCGCCTCTGCCCGATCACGCCACTCGCCGCTCTCCTCGACTGCGCCTCATCGTCGCCATCGCCGCGTTGGCGGTTCTGTCGCTGGTGGCGGCCGCCTGTGGCGACGACGGCGATGCCGCGCCCGTCGCCGACGACGCCGCGCCGACCGATGCCGACGAAACACCCGACGAGGCCGACGGCGCCGAAACCGGGACCGACGACACCGAGGTCGCCGAGATCGCAACGGTGGCCGCCGACTTCGCGACGAGCGCGAACTTCGGTCAGGTGACCGTCACCGAGGCCGAGCCCGGTACCGAGCTGACCCTGCGCGGCGCGGGCACCGAGCAGACCGGCACCGTCGACGAGCTCGGCAACCTGCTGTTCCGCAATGTCGAACCCGGCGACGGCTGGCAGGTGCTGGACCTGAGCGCCGATCCGGCGCCGGCGAGCGACGAGCTGCGGGTGCCCACGTTCGACGAGCACCCGGACGCGTCGTTCTACGAAGCCCAGGAGATCGGCGACGGGTTCGGCTACATCGAGACCCGCGACGGCACGCTGCTCAGCGCCACGGTCCGTCTGCCCGGGCCGGTCGAGGACGGGCCCTACCCGACGGTGATCGAGTACTCGGGCTACGACCCGTCGAGCCCCTACGAGGTCGAGCCCGCGATCAACATCTACGGCCTGCTCGGGTGGGCCACCGTCGGCGTGAACATGCGGGGCTCGGGTTGTTCGGGTGGCGCCTACGACTACTTCGAGCCGGTGCAGTCGCTCGACGGCTACGACGTCATCGAGGCCATCGCGGCCCAGGACTGGGTGTACGAGAACCATGTCGGCATGGTCGGCATCAGCTACTCGGGCATCAGCCAGCTGTTCGTGGCGCAGACCCAGCCGCCGAGCCTCGCCGCGATCACCCCCATCTCGGTGATCGAGGACTCGTATCGCTCGGTCGTTCGACCCGGCGGCATCTACAACAACGGTTTCGCCAAGAGCTGGGGGGAATCGCGACAAGGCGCCAACGACGCCTACGGCCAGGAATGGGTCACCCAGCGCATCGAGGAGGACGGCGACGAGGTCTGTGACGCGAATCAACTCCTCCGCAGCCAGAACCGCGACCTGTCCGAGGCCGCCGCGGCGACCGAATTCTGGACCGACGAAGAGGGCGCCCTGCTTTCCCCGCGCACCTTCGTCGACCGGATCAACGTGCCCACCTTCCTCGCGGGCGCATGGCAGGACGAACAGACCGGCGGTCGTTTCCCCACGATGCTCGACGACTTCGCGAGCGCGCCGGTGTTCAGGGCCCATCTCTACAACGGCGCCCACGCGGACTCGCTCGGCCCGGAGAGCCTGTTCGCGGCCGTCGAGCTGCTCGACGTCTACGTGGCCGAACGCACGCCGGCGCTCAGCCCACTGGTGCGTCTCGGCGCGCCCGCGCTCTACGAAGAGGTGTTCGGGGTGCCGGGAATCCAGGTGCCGGCCGACCGGTTCACGTCGCTCGACCAGGCGCGGGCCGCGCTCGAGAGCGAGCCGCCGATCACCGTGTTCTTCGAGAACGGATCCAACCCCGCCGCCTTGGGGGCCCCGGTCCCGCGCGGATCGATGCAGTTCTCCTCGTGGCCGCCGCCCGAGGCGGAGACCCGCACATGGCAGCTGGCGGACCTCGACGGTGGTGTCGCCGCCGCCGAGTTCACGGTCGACGTCGAACGCTCCCAGGAGCTCACCAAGGCGGCCGATGACGACGGCGACGAGTTCGAGAACCTCGCATGGGCGCCGCTCGATCCCGGCGATGCGTTGGTGTACGAGACCGAAGCGTTCAGCGACGATGCGCTGCTGCTCGGTACGGGCCGGATCTCGTTGTCGATCCAGGCCGACGAGCCCGACGCCGATCTCCAGGTGACGGTGACCGAGGTGCGTCCCGACGGGCAGGAGATGTACGTGCAGTCCGGCTGGTTGCGCGCCTCGCATCGGGCGATCGACGAGGCCGAGTCGAGTGACACCCTGCCGTGGCACCTCTACACGGCGGAGGCGCAGGCCGACCTTCCGGCCGGCGAATTCACCCAGGTCGATGTCGAGCTCTTCCCCGTCGGCCACATCTTCCGAGCCGGCTCACGCCTGCGGCTGATCGTCGACAGCCCGGGCGGCAACCGCAACCTGTGGGCCTTCGACGTGTTGCCGTTCGACGGATCGTCGATCACCGTCGACTCGACGGCGTCGTCGTTCACCCTGCCGTTCGTTGCCGACGTCGAGGTCCCCGAGGGTCTTCCCGACTGCGAGAACACGCGCAGTCAGCCGTGCCGGACCTGGGTCGCCTACGAGAACACCCCGGCGAGCTGA
- a CDS encoding Rho termination factor N-terminal domain-containing protein: protein MNTPTATLETRMTTTLDEIEERLPPLSASVLRLERSIAGRSYDAVAHVVENVHSSARTVSRRTDHAVRTVFGTAKRAVDTTLSSATTGARTTSGQATAQAQRVGDGVASEVADGYDGTVGAVKSAIRAVDTDDDATTGYDRWTKADLYEKATELDIDGRSSMSKSELLAAVRSH from the coding sequence ATGAACACCCCCACCGCAACACTCGAAACCAGGATGACGACCACCCTCGACGAGATCGAGGAACGTCTGCCTCCGCTCTCCGCCTCGGTCCTGCGGCTCGAGCGCTCCATTGCCGGACGTAGCTACGACGCCGTCGCCCACGTGGTCGAGAACGTCCACTCGTCCGCCCGGACGGTGAGCCGACGCACCGACCACGCCGTGCGGACCGTCTTCGGCACCGCCAAGCGTGCCGTCGACACCACCCTCTCGAGCGCCACCACCGGTGCCCGCACCACGAGCGGCCAGGCCACCGCGCAGGCCCAGCGGGTCGGCGACGGTGTCGCCTCCGAGGTCGCCGATGGCTACGACGGCACCGTCGGCGCCGTGAAGTCGGCGATCCGCGCCGTCGACACCGACGACGACGCCACCACCGGCTACGACCGTTGGACCAAGGCCGACCTCTACGAAAAGGCCACCGAGCTCGACATCGACGGACGCTCGTCGATGAGCAAGTCCGAACTGCTCGCCGCCGTCCGCTCCCACTGA